taaaaaaaacaagtaatcaagaatattaacaattatTAAACTATGAATATCTTTCCATAATATCTTTACATGTAgaaactgtttctggatgctcaACACAAAAAATACTGTTCATGTCTGAGTTTCTTCATTTACTAACTCGCAGGGTAATACTTACGGATGattctgaaagagacctctttgaccttgttaacaagcaGGTATTTGTACGGTAATAACCAGACTTTTTCCCCAATAGATATTATTGACAAATGTATTTCAGTAAGTTGTGACATAAGGAATGGAAACAATATCCCTTTGAAATTAAGCACGTATAGATATGTTATTCTGAGGGAGCAATGAGAAACACATGTTTACTATTGGAGAGACAACTGGATCAAGAAAGGGCAGGTCAAGAAGGTAAGGTCTGGTTACACCTCTAAACAACATGAgagttccagatggaatagcatcaaagactATGGCGAACTCTCTAGGTGTAACGGATATTGTAACGAGATAAAAAATTCCTCATAATTGAGTAACAATCCTTCTGCATTAAAAAGTTGACTCACCAGCAGGATATGATTATTAAACTagttcttaaaaaaataaagacttTATTTCTCTACAAAATATCCTTATTGTTCCAAATGAAATACCTATGCggggaatttttatttatttattaacgaCCACGCTAAGGGTACTTGTCTATGGAAAGCAGATCATTTTGTAGGAATCTTATCAATGTTATAGTTACAAAGTAACAAATTGAAGCCACCATGTTAACTGATGTCTGAGTTGATTACATAACAGTCCTGACATCATTAGTTACAGTTACTATTGTAACATTGATATTGGTGATGAAGTTTTTCTGGACACATTAATGTAAACTCATCTTTGATATATAAACCTATCAATTCTGTGCTAGTAACTAGCTAGCCCAGAATGGCTGTTTTTTGTGCAGCTCTAACTGCCTCAATATTCAAGTGGATATGACAGTAATTGTAACATTATATTGCCATGTCAATACATTGAAAGTAAAGTTACCTAGCAGTCCATCCCTTTAGATATTTTTACAAAATGGCTAAGGTTATTTAATATctcaaattctacacattttgccatgaggcggaGAGAAGATATAGCTAATGTCATggaattctactcattttgccatggggaggagagggaaatgagCTGTTTTACAGGGATATGCGCAATGCCGTCTGGGGTACGCCAaacaaaaatgtgattcacataaaaaaaatatatatttttcttcacattttcaaacagtccatttatattttccaatggggctatacatttgggtgagttttttttctcgcctgagtagccttgtttcactgccaaaaattaaattaaaccatctagtgttcagtgaaataacaacacaatgtcaaatacaggtagcctagtcaaataattaacatccaatcacattaaccattactctctcgcgggaattccactaacagtccgtatgtagccaaatgtagctgctgctcatgttggtatctgcaCTGATGgcgtgacagggagacatagttgACTGGTAatgcgtgtgcaagcagttgctcccaacgccacttgggtacactgcagcatccacagagaggctcttgctgccaagggaatgcttgaaagatgttttggacactacagggaaaatggttaactttgttaaagcaaggcccctgaactctcgtgtattttctgcactatgcaatgatatgggcagcgaccatgtaacgcttttacaacttACAGAAAGaagctggttatcaaggggcaaagtattgacacgtttttttWaaattgagagatgagcttagttttctttactgaccataattttcacttgtctgaccgcttgcatgatgacgagtttctcacacgactggactggcctatctgggtgatgttttttctcgcctgaatgatctgagtctaggattacagggactctccgcaactatattcattgTGCGGGGAAagattgaggctatgattaagaagttgaagctcttctctgtctgcattaacaaggacaacacacaggtctttccatcattgtatgattttttttgtgtgtgcaaatgaactcaagcgggcaatgtcaaatgtgatatagcgaagcacctgagtgaattgggtgcgcaattacgcaggtactttcccgaaacggatgacacaaacaactggattcgttatccctttcatgccctgcctccagtccacttaccgatatctgaacaagagaaactgcaacaagcggttctgtgaaattttatttaatcataagccactgccaggtttctggattgggctgcgctccagaataatcgcgctgttaagacactgatgccttttgcaaccacgtacctatgtgagagtggattctctgccctcacagaatgaaaactaaatacaggcacagactgtgtatggaaaatgatttaagacagactctcaaCCCAACATTGTAGAgatatgtgcatcctttcaagcacacccttctcattaacctgtggtgagttattcacaattttcaatgaacaaataaggttttatatgtaagatggttaaataaagagcaaaattattgattgttattatattattatttgtgccctggacctataagagctctttgtcacttacCATGAGCTGGGTTGTGAtgacaactcacactcattcttatgtttaataaatgtattgtgtgtgtgtggcaggcttacaatgatggcaaaaaaacatttgagaatgcgctgaccctggtgctagaagggGTACAGCTGgaagttgaatgtttgaaggggtacgggactataacaagtttgggaaccactgctctttTGTGTGAGCGCGGTCGGGATGGGCCAGCAGATCTCAGGCCAGGCGGTAGGTAAATGACTTGGTGACTTTGCTTGTGTTTGTTTGGGTATCCCCCGGTCAGGCCCCCCTGCACCGTCTTCTCATAGTGCTTTTTCGTGAGCGCGGTCGGGATGGGCCAGCAGATCTCAGGCCAGGCAGTGATGACCAGTCTACCTGAGAAGCTGGTGAAACATGCTGGGCTGGTACGCGACAGCGGTTACCTCAACTACGAGGAGTTCCTGGGCAGGGTGGCAGAGCTCAATGACATGTAAGGCTGACCATGTTGTGTCATACTGTCAATATACTCTATGTTTCCACTGTTCTTTGTAATAAGTCAGTAGGCAAAGAGAAAAGCTCTCTTTCATTTCCAGATGGTAGGCTAAGGCCCCAAAGTGACATACTGGTCCTCTGGCATTTCTTGATCATTATCCCATTACACCACTGGTTATTAACTGACATGATCCAGGTTATGAACATAGTCAAGAGCTAGAGAGCGgcgataaattgcctgaattgatatAACGATAAATGGAGcgttttacttttttttgttatcATTTAAACCACTACTACTAGTTTTGACGGTTGTATCTATCAATTGTTCCATTAACAATCGCACATAATAGtaaatgtatttcatttcaaacttcacatttctataGTATAGGCTGCTTATTAttgcaggcattttgctgatatcattACGTGATCGGTATGGTCGGTGTCGATTCTTGTCCCAGCTCTAGCTAGAGCGTTCTCGGCCAACTGGAATTTAACATAGTCTCTTCCCCAATCAGTAGGCCTTGCTGCCGCTAGTGTAAATTTAGCTCTCATAGGCAGTAAGTGACAGAAAATAAGGATAGTTTAGTGTCGGTGTTGAATTGAACAGAAAATGCATTGCTTTGGTTGGATGACAGCACTTAACCAGTGGCATAAAACAAACTCTTAGATAACTTTAAGAGTGACTTACCTTACCTTGCAAAAATGTCATGACTCATGATAATCAAATATCCCTTTAATTGGTGGGGATGAGCCTAATCTTCTCCACAACTATTACATTGTTCCCATTAGTGAGTCCTtcccttacagtgaaataatttaAACAATGTTTCTCCATGAATGTGAACTGGACAGGACGGCTAAGCTGGCAGTTAGACAGCAAAAACACCTGATCTTTGAAGTTCAGACTGGCTCGGACGCCTCTGCTCTGTGGAAAGTGGCTGTGAGGATAGTTTGTACAAAGGTGAGAGAGGGTCAAACTGAAAATGAATGAGACTTGTCATTGTGAATCAGTCTCCATTCTCGCTCGCTTTTTAtggggcatgtgtgtgtttttgaaacTTAAATTGTTTGCAGTGTGTGTTCATGGCATGTGCATGTTTTTGAGACTGAAAAGTGTCTTATTGCCCTGTGGTTTCTCAGATCAACAAAGAAAATGGTATGGTGGAGGCGTCTCGCATCATGAACCTGTACCAGTTCATTCAGCTGTACCATGACATTACCAGCCAGGCAGCAGAGGTGCTGTCAGCAGAGGGCGCCAGCCTCCCGTCTGGAAACCTCCCATCAGGGGACTCCTGTCAGGCCAGCATGTGGATGGGCAGGTTAgtacatcactgtgtgtgtgttttctttcatatttctgtgtgtagtCTTGCGTTGCCATCCTTCCAAGTCTCATTTATTACTTTGCTCTTCTCAATTGTGAGAAAGAGGAAGTCTGGAAGCTGAGTGATCTGTCTGTGATGCAAGCCATTGTGTTTATTCCCATACAGGGTGAAGCAGTTGACTGATGAGGAAGAGTGCTGTATCTGCATGGATGGGAAATCTGACCTCATCCTGCCCTGTGCTCACAGCTTCTGTCAGAAGTGCATTGACAAGTGGTAAGAGAGACGGACACTAGCCACAACAGTCCACAGATAAATCTGTTGTCACAAGGTCTATTTTCATgggtaatttgagtcaattaaatTAATTGGTTTGTTTTCATAGGAGTGGGCAGAGCAGGAATTGTCCGATATGCCGCTTGCAAGTGACAGCTGCTAATGAGTCGTGGGTGATGCCTGATGCCCCTACAGAGGAGGACATAGCTGGCTATATCCTCAACCTGGCTGACGATGCAGGCCATCCACACAGACCTTAAACTACTCAACACTAAGACACTTTCATAAACTAGTGACAGACAAACTGACATCGGGAATAGTTTGGGGTTTTTCCTGACTTAGTGTAGGGCCTGTAGTTTTTTCCTGACTTAGTGTAGGGCCTGTAGTTTTTTCCTGACTTAGTGTAGGGCCTGTAGTTTTTTCCTGACTTTAGTGTAGGGCCTGTAGTTTTTTCCTGACTTAGTGTAGGGCCTGTAGTTTTTTCCTGACTTAGTGTAGGGCCCTGTAGTTTTTTCCTGACTTAGTGTAGGGCCTGTAGTTTTTTCCTGACTTAGTGTAGGGCCTGTAGTTTTTTCCTGACTTAGTGTAGGGCCTTGGCCTAGTTTTGGGGTATGTAGATAGGATTTGGTTTGCTTTATAGAAATGTGCCTATGTGATCTTCACTTTTAGCAACAACCACTGGTTATATTTCTTTTatgttctcttttttatttttccatgaggtcgaaggagaatggcaagaatcttgCAAGCTAAAAGGCGGGCCACAAACGGGTAAATAACGACGCAGTACAACAatggtgtgcagaacagcatctcacaactcgttggtccttgtcacagatgggcttttacagcagacgaccacaccgggttccactcttatcagctaaaaacaagaagaattgGTTCCAGTGGGAATGCCATCACCaatactggacaattgaggagtggaaaaacactgcctggtccgacgaatcccggttcgtGTGGCGTCAtgctgaggagtggaaaaacactgcctggtccgacgaatcccggttcgtGTTGCGTCATGCTGAGTAGTGGAAAACGCTGCCTagtccgacgaatcccggttcgtgttgcgtcatgctgaggagtggaaaaacactgcctggtccgacgaatcccggttcgtGTGGCGTCATGCTGATGGTAGAGTCAGgctttggcgtaagcagcatgagtctatggccccatcctgccttttttcaacagtacaggctggtggtgtaatggtgtggggaatgctTTCCTGGCACACTTTAGGTCCCTTAATAtcaattgagcaatgtttcc
This portion of the Salvelinus sp. IW2-2015 linkage group LG4q.1:29, ASM291031v2, whole genome shotgun sequence genome encodes:
- the LOC111962678 gene encoding RING finger protein 141 isoform X1; translated protein: MGQQISGQAVMTSLPEKLVKHAGLVRDSGYLNYEEFLGRVAELNDMTAKLAVRQQKHLIFEVQTGSDASALWKVAVRIVCTKINKENGMVEASRIMNLYQFIQLYHDITSQAAEVLSAEGASLPSGNLPSGDSCQASMWMGRVKQLTDEEECCICMDGKSDLILPCAHSFCQKCIDKWSGQSRNCPICRLQVTAANESWVMPDAPTEEDIAGYILNLADDAGHPHRP
- the LOC111962678 gene encoding RING finger protein 141 isoform X2 codes for the protein MGQQISGQAVMTSLPEKLVKHAGLVRDSGYLNYEEFLGRVAELNDMTAKLAVRQQKHLIFEVQTGSDASALWKVAVRIVCTKINKENGMVEASRIMNLYQFIQLYHDITSQAAEVLSAEGASLPSGNLPSGDSCQASMWMGRVKQLTDEEECCICMDGKSDLILPCAHSFCQKCIDKWSKENGKNLAS